The Eleginops maclovinus isolate JMC-PN-2008 ecotype Puerto Natales chromosome 3, JC_Emac_rtc_rv5, whole genome shotgun sequence genome includes a region encoding these proteins:
- the rspo1 gene encoding R-spondin-1, with translation MQLGLVALAMIFLSSMGHSDALKLSKARRHRRVSTEGPPSCPKGCERCSEYNGCIKCRPKLFIFLERNDIRQIGVCLASCPMGYFGMRNPEGNNRCTQCKIDNCEACFNRHFCTKCKEGLYSHSGRCSVSCPTGLQPVNETMECVGQRPPECELGEWSPWSSCMKKNKTCGFKKGSQSRVRLPLVQIHSPDTSPASVPSQTCASQTERMKCIVTKTPCVRERKNKGDRQDDTNRRENGRVREGKDGSRGGGGGGGGGKRRKGQSRTTTAPSITTSSVS, from the exons ATGCAGCTGGGACTGGTGGCGCTGGCAATGATCTTCCTCAGCTCCATGGGTCACAGCGACGCTCTCAAGCTCTCCAAGGCGAGACGGCATAGACGGG TTAGTACTGAGGGGCCACCATCTTGCCCCAAAGGCTGCGAACGATGCTCTGAGTATAACGGCTGCATCAAATGCAGGCCCAAGCTCTTCATCTTCCTGGAGCGCAATGACATCCGACAGATAGGCGTGTGCCTCGCCTCCTGCCCCATGGGATATTTTGGCATGAGAAACCCAGAAGGCAACAACAGATGCACTc aaTGTAAAATAGACAATTGTGAAGCATGTTTCAATCGACATTTTTGCACAAAATGTAAGGAGGGCTTGTATTCACACAGTGGCCGATGTTCTGTCAGCTGCCCTACAGGCCTGCAGCCGGTCAATGAGACCATggagtgtgtgg gtcAGCGTCCACCAGAATGCGAACTTGGCGAGTGGAGCCCATGGAGTTCCTGTatgaagaagaacaaaacatgtGGATTTAAGAAAGGCTCGCAGTCCCGGGTTCGTTTGCCCCTTGTGCAGATCCACAGCCCAGACACCTCCCCGGCCTCTGTACCCTCACAGACCTGTGCTTCACAGACGGAGAGAATGAAGTGCATTGTGACCAAGACGCCCTGTGTGAGag agaggaaaaataaGGGAGACAGACAAGATGATACAAACAGGAGGGAGAATGGACGAGTACGGGAAGGCAAAGacggcagcagaggaggaggaggcggaggtgGTGGAGGGAAGCGGAGAAAAGGCCAGAGCAGGACCACTACGGCTCCCAGCATCACAACCAGCTCCGTCAGCTAA
- the fhl3a gene encoding four and a half LIM domains protein 3 isoform X1: MTDSFDCDNCKESLYGRKYIQSDDSPYCIPCYDNLFSNTCDECKELIGHDARELFYEDRHYHEHCFRCFRCDHSLADEPFTSQDDELLCNDCYCNEFSSKCVACDKVVMPGTRKLEYAGSTWHEGCFICNSCNQPIGSKSFIPDKDEHYCVTCYEDKFAPRCTRCKKTLAKGGVTYRDEPWHKECFVCTSCKTQLAGQHFTSRDENPYCLKCFGSLYSKKCEACSKPITGFGGGSTSHLRNVSGTSPASPAPSARLHWWAPAFSLMETRSCAATATPTATYKQCLTPLPPFPDKPFTLCHSMLRTQSHYPGR, encoded by the exons ATGACTGACTCTTTTGACTGTGACAACTGCAAGGAGTCCTTGTACGGCAGAAAGTACATCCAGTCAGATGACAGCCCCTACTGCATCCCCTGTTACGACAATTTGTTCTCAAACACGTGTGATGAGTGCAAAGAGCTGATCGGCCATGACGCAAGG GAGCTCTTCTATGAGGACCGGCACTATCACGAGCACTGCTTCCGCTGTTTCCGCTGTGATCATTCGTTGGCCGATGAGCCTTTCACCAGCCAGGATGACGAGCTGCTCTGCAATGACTGCTACTGTAATGAGTTCTCCTCCAAGTGTGTAGCCTGCGACAAAGTCGTCATGCCAG gaACGAGGAAGTTGGAGTATGCAGGCTCTACATGGCACGAGGGCTGCTTCATCTGTAACAGCTGCAACCAGCCGATTGGCTCAAAGTCCTTCATCCCTGACAAGGATGAACACTATTGCGTGACCTGCTACGAGGACAAGTTCGCCCCGCGCTGCACACGCTGTAAAAAG ACCCTGGCTAAAGGTGGTGTGACCTATCGGGACGAGCCGTGGCATAAGGAGTGTTTTGTGTGCACCAGCTGCAAGACACAGCTGGCGGGTCAACACTTCACCTCTCGAGACGAGAACCCTTACTGCCTCAAGTGCTTCGGCAGCCTGTACTCCAAGAAGTGCGAGGCCTGCAGCAAACCAATCACAG GTTTTGGAGGAGGAAGTACATCTCATTTGAGGAACGTCAGTGGCACCAGCCCTGCTTCACCTGCTCCCAGTGCTCGGCTTCACTGGTGGGCACCGGCTTTTTCCCTGATGGAGACAAGATCTTGTGCCGCGACTGCAACACCAACAGCAACCTATAAACAGTGTTTAACCCCACTCCCACCCTTCCCTGACAAACCTTTCACACTTTGTCACAGCATGTTAAGAACCCAGAGTCATTACCCAGGACGGTAA
- the fhl3a gene encoding four and a half LIM domains protein 3 isoform X2: MTDSFDCDNCKESLYGRKYIQSDDSPYCIPCYDNLFSNTCDECKELIGHDARELFYEDRHYHEHCFRCFRCDHSLADEPFTSQDDELLCNDCYCNEFSSKCVACDKVVMPGTRKLEYAGSTWHEGCFICNSCNQPIGSKSFIPDKDEHYCVTCYEDKFAPRCTRCKKTLAKGGVTYRDEPWHKECFVCTSCKTQLAGQHFTSRDENPYCLKCFGSLYSKKCEACSKPITGKTTSKYISFEERQWHQPCFTCSQCSASLVGTGFFPDGDKILCRDCNTNSNL; the protein is encoded by the exons ATGACTGACTCTTTTGACTGTGACAACTGCAAGGAGTCCTTGTACGGCAGAAAGTACATCCAGTCAGATGACAGCCCCTACTGCATCCCCTGTTACGACAATTTGTTCTCAAACACGTGTGATGAGTGCAAAGAGCTGATCGGCCATGACGCAAGG GAGCTCTTCTATGAGGACCGGCACTATCACGAGCACTGCTTCCGCTGTTTCCGCTGTGATCATTCGTTGGCCGATGAGCCTTTCACCAGCCAGGATGACGAGCTGCTCTGCAATGACTGCTACTGTAATGAGTTCTCCTCCAAGTGTGTAGCCTGCGACAAAGTCGTCATGCCAG gaACGAGGAAGTTGGAGTATGCAGGCTCTACATGGCACGAGGGCTGCTTCATCTGTAACAGCTGCAACCAGCCGATTGGCTCAAAGTCCTTCATCCCTGACAAGGATGAACACTATTGCGTGACCTGCTACGAGGACAAGTTCGCCCCGCGCTGCACACGCTGTAAAAAG ACCCTGGCTAAAGGTGGTGTGACCTATCGGGACGAGCCGTGGCATAAGGAGTGTTTTGTGTGCACCAGCTGCAAGACACAGCTGGCGGGTCAACACTTCACCTCTCGAGACGAGAACCCTTACTGCCTCAAGTGCTTCGGCAGCCTGTACTCCAAGAAGTGCGAGGCCTGCAGCAAACCAATCACAGGCAAGACAACATC GAAGTACATCTCATTTGAGGAACGTCAGTGGCACCAGCCCTGCTTCACCTGCTCCCAGTGCTCGGCTTCACTGGTGGGCACCGGCTTTTTCCCTGATGGAGACAAGATCTTGTGCCGCGACTGCAACACCAACAGCAACCTATAA